In one Euzebya tangerina genomic region, the following are encoded:
- a CDS encoding winged helix-turn-helix domain-containing protein, with the protein MPTDREPTSVRLSSAQIRCLAHPLRSRLLASLRVDGPLTSARLADRLGTNTGATSYHLRQLAEVGLVEEVEDLGTARERWWASAHTFSTWHETDFDDDPDDRAAAEWLVDSYTRNKQRWREYWLATRRTWSTEWRRAADFSDISLEVTPDELRSLTAELLEVVKRHRQAALDDPDRNGDIARVLVLLEAFPAPEIHL; encoded by the coding sequence GTGCCGACCGACCGCGAGCCCACGTCCGTCCGACTGAGCAGCGCGCAGATCCGCTGTCTCGCGCACCCCCTTCGCAGCCGTCTGCTGGCCAGCCTGCGCGTCGACGGTCCCCTCACGTCGGCCCGACTGGCGGACCGCCTCGGCACCAACACCGGCGCGACCAGCTACCACCTCAGGCAGTTGGCGGAGGTCGGTCTGGTGGAGGAGGTCGAGGACCTCGGGACCGCCCGGGAGCGCTGGTGGGCCTCCGCCCACACCTTCTCGACGTGGCACGAGACCGACTTCGACGACGACCCCGACGATCGGGCGGCCGCCGAGTGGCTGGTGGACAGCTACACCCGGAACAAGCAGCGCTGGCGCGAGTACTGGCTGGCCACCCGGCGGACGTGGTCGACGGAGTGGCGGCGAGCGGCCGACTTCTCCGACATCTCTCTGGAGGTGACGCCGGACGAACTGCGCTCGCTGACGGCCGAGTTGCTCGAGGTCGTCAAGCGCCATAGACAGGCTGCCCTGGACGATCCCGACCGCAACGGCGACATAGCCCGCGTCCTGGTCCTGTTGGAGGCCTTCCCCGCCCCCGAGATCCACCTGTGA